In Myxococcus stipitatus, the following are encoded in one genomic region:
- a CDS encoding alkaline phosphatase family protein: MVAGQLPFFSRLIRSGEFLLDDAFWGAPTSTPYFEAGLLYGLRHSNLPAYSWFDRELGRELRMNVPADALEVERRLRGNGRGSLLDGGGHGYFTLFRAGAQNAFSMSTLGSLRLMAEGFSYEMMGLSSGHTQSVWSFLRSLGVDAWQSAREMLRWARARKDWRHERAFLISRIFFQRLGWSFAHTKALVDMARGVPVIYLVYGNYDETAHRRGPRSCLARSELHRVDAYLAELYAMARSVERPYDVVILSDHGHVDSVPLAERQGTRLESALLSGPDAPLPDDVVSGLCEGRPRPERDLRPRKPFTPVVVECGNFAHVYLSGEREALEARELLARHPDVLARAVRNPDVGLVAMRRGRSAAVVVQGGVYGPEDLARAPLSSEFSRRALMDFLRGLPAMKTAGDLVLFGQVLHRGGTVGFAWELGSHGGLTRTEANSLVCWPAEAPVDLSGLGHCVDLHERLAEAYLEPVRRLRWAP; this comes from the coding sequence ATGGTTGCCGGCCAACTGCCGTTCTTCTCCCGACTCATCCGGTCCGGCGAGTTTCTCCTGGATGACGCCTTTTGGGGCGCGCCGACGTCCACGCCGTACTTCGAAGCGGGGCTGCTGTACGGGCTGCGGCACTCCAACCTGCCCGCATACTCATGGTTCGACCGGGAGCTGGGGCGCGAGCTGCGGATGAACGTGCCCGCGGACGCGCTCGAGGTCGAACGGCGGCTGCGGGGCAACGGTCGCGGCAGCCTGTTGGACGGTGGGGGCCATGGCTACTTCACGCTGTTCCGGGCGGGCGCACAGAACGCGTTCAGCATGAGCACGCTGGGCAGCTTGAGGCTGATGGCGGAGGGCTTCTCCTACGAGATGATGGGGCTGTCCTCCGGGCACACGCAAAGCGTCTGGTCCTTCCTGCGCTCGCTGGGCGTGGATGCGTGGCAGTCGGCGCGCGAGATGTTGCGCTGGGCGCGGGCGAGGAAGGACTGGCGTCACGAGCGCGCCTTCCTCATCAGCCGGATCTTCTTCCAGAGGTTGGGCTGGAGCTTCGCGCACACGAAGGCCCTGGTGGACATGGCGCGCGGCGTGCCCGTCATCTACCTGGTGTACGGCAACTACGACGAGACAGCGCATCGCCGAGGTCCCCGCTCGTGTCTCGCGCGCTCGGAGCTCCACCGCGTGGATGCGTACCTCGCGGAGCTCTACGCGATGGCCCGTTCGGTGGAGCGGCCCTACGACGTCGTCATCCTCTCGGACCACGGCCATGTGGACAGTGTCCCTCTGGCGGAACGCCAGGGCACGCGGCTCGAGTCCGCGCTCTTGAGCGGGCCCGACGCACCGCTCCCGGACGACGTGGTGAGTGGCTTGTGTGAAGGGCGTCCTCGTCCGGAGCGCGACTTGCGTCCACGCAAGCCCTTCACGCCCGTGGTCGTCGAGTGCGGCAACTTCGCCCACGTCTATCTCTCAGGAGAGCGCGAGGCGCTGGAGGCTCGGGAGTTGCTGGCGCGTCACCCGGACGTGCTGGCGCGTGCGGTGCGGAACCCGGACGTGGGGTTGGTCGCGATGCGGCGAGGGCGCTCCGCGGCGGTGGTGGTGCAAGGAGGTGTCTACGGTCCGGAGGACCTGGCGCGTGCGCCCTTGTCCTCCGAGTTCAGCCGCCGCGCGCTGATGGACTTCCTCCGGGGCTTGCCGGCCATGAAGACAGCGGGAGACCTGGTGCTCTTCGGCCAGGTGTTGCACCGAGGCGGCACCGTGGGCTTCGCGTGGGAGCTCGGCTCGCACGGGGGGCTGACGCGCACGGAGGCCAACAGCCTGGTGTGTTGGCCGGCCGAGGCGCCGGTGGACCTGTCGGGCCTGGGCCACTGCGTGGACCTGCATGAGCGGCTCGCGGAAGCCTACCTGGAGCCTGTGCGCCGCCTTCGGTGGGCGCCGTGA
- a CDS encoding lysylphosphatidylglycerol synthase transmembrane domain-containing protein, producing MLFVVLGTLFSLVLLSTAFFRWNLRGPGPLLAPRFSFSDFIGDLPGHLVWLIPFVVLQGSVIPLRAVQWQSTLPKRVPFRERYHLVAIGAFAHNVLPGKLGDLLRAFLLSRTERIPFLLCLGTVAVCKLMEFAALMLVVSLSLLGPFGATLSRFRGQLEVAVFLCVGLVVLVVLLARGSAPLARFLHQRHRFPRVEGFLHHVSDGLGAARSFLGMAKVLFFSAGPVLASVLAYGLALQGLSIPGGLFAGAVVLGAISLGQALPGVPAGMGLYYFVTSWAARSLGSSPEDAAAFATLTHLGTVLSQAGVGAVSVYVRKIRIRDLRKGGSLAREAAHHVAHEAVEPARP from the coding sequence GTGTTGTTCGTGGTGCTGGGGACGCTGTTCTCCCTCGTCCTGCTCTCCACTGCCTTCTTCCGTTGGAACCTTCGAGGACCCGGACCCCTCCTGGCGCCACGCTTCTCGTTCTCGGACTTCATCGGGGACTTGCCGGGGCACCTCGTGTGGCTGATTCCCTTCGTGGTACTCCAGGGGAGTGTCATCCCGCTGCGGGCCGTGCAGTGGCAGAGCACGCTGCCCAAGCGCGTGCCCTTTCGCGAGCGCTACCATCTGGTGGCTATTGGCGCCTTCGCCCACAACGTGCTGCCCGGAAAGCTGGGCGATCTCCTTCGCGCGTTCCTGCTGTCGCGCACGGAGCGCATCCCCTTCCTGCTCTGCCTGGGCACGGTGGCCGTCTGCAAGTTGATGGAGTTCGCCGCCCTGATGCTGGTGGTCTCCCTCTCCCTGCTGGGGCCCTTCGGGGCCACGCTCTCCCGTTTCCGGGGGCAGCTCGAGGTGGCGGTGTTCTTGTGCGTGGGGTTGGTGGTCCTCGTCGTCCTCCTGGCCCGAGGCTCCGCGCCGCTGGCGAGGTTCCTCCACCAGCGCCACCGCTTCCCCCGCGTGGAGGGCTTCCTCCACCACGTCAGCGACGGACTGGGGGCGGCCCGCTCCTTCCTGGGAATGGCGAAGGTGCTCTTCTTCTCCGCGGGGCCGGTGCTGGCGTCGGTGCTGGCCTACGGGTTGGCACTCCAGGGCCTGTCCATCCCCGGTGGCCTCTTCGCGGGCGCGGTGGTGTTGGGCGCTATCTCCCTGGGGCAGGCGCTGCCGGGGGTGCCCGCGGGCATGGGGCTCTACTACTTCGTCACGAGCTGGGCGGCGCGCAGCCTGGGCTCGTCACCAGAGGACGCGGCGGCCTTCGCGACGCTCACCCACCTGGGGACGGTGCTCAGCCAGGCCGGGGTCGGCGCTGTCTCCGTCTACGTCCGGAAGATTCGGATTCGGGATCTACGCAAGGGCGGCAGCCTGGCGCGAGAGGCGGCGCACCACGTGGCCCACGAAGCCGTCGAGCCCGCGCGGCCATGA
- a CDS encoding 2Fe-2S iron-sulfur cluster-binding protein: MPKVTFKSPLAEVSADVPAGTTLLDAAEQCGAQVGHSCGGVCGCSTCHIWVRKGLDSLSEQTDAEADRLDMGFDVRPYSRLSCQTELSQEDVVVEITEESLTAFMDENPVIRRALEAQGKWPLKK; this comes from the coding sequence GTGCCCAAGGTGACATTCAAGAGCCCGCTGGCCGAGGTCAGCGCGGACGTGCCCGCCGGAACCACCCTCCTGGACGCGGCCGAGCAGTGTGGTGCCCAGGTGGGCCATAGCTGTGGCGGGGTCTGCGGCTGCTCCACCTGTCACATCTGGGTGCGCAAGGGGCTCGACTCGCTGAGTGAGCAGACGGACGCGGAGGCGGACCGTCTGGACATGGGGTTCGACGTGCGCCCGTACTCCCGGTTGAGCTGCCAGACGGAGCTCAGCCAGGAGGACGTGGTGGTCGAAATCACCGAGGAGTCCCTCACCGCCTTCATGGACGAGAACCCGGTCATCCGCCGCGCCCTCGAGGCCCAGGGGAAATGGCCGCTGAAGAAGTGA
- the hscA gene encoding Fe-S protein assembly chaperone HscA codes for MSKNGYLQIHDPLKPKGQAVGIDLGTTHSLVAAVSQGKPHCVPVDEGNALLLPSVVHYGKDGGVVVGAKARALAAEHPTDTISSAKRFMGRSADDAETRKLGHYQFVPGGKVVRFDVAGGNPVTPIEVSGEILRALKRRAEAHFSSKVEQAVITVPAYFDDAQRQATKDAGRLAGLEVLRLLNEPTAAALAYGLDKGSQGTFAVYDLGGGTFDISILKLVDGVFEVKSTGGDSALGGDDFDRAIAQKVFQDLGVSAPSPALVAETLAASRKAKEALTDAPEATLTVDGRAYTVKRADFDAWIQPLVQKTGLVCRRAMKDAGVAPGELDGVILVGGSTRVPAVRRYVAELFGREPLGDIDPDQVVALGAAVQADLLTNESRQDEVLLLDVIPLSLGLETMGGITEKLIQRNSTIPTAAAQVFTTFKDGQTGLDVHVVQGERELVEDNRSLARFTLSGIPPLAAGMARVEVRFQVDADGILSVSAKEQSTGAAQSITVKPSHGLTEEEIERMLLDSIEYAEDDIQARQLREQRVDAERVLAEADRQLREHGSLLQGEEKATIDAAMAKVREVAAGQDYLKLKEAVHALDETSRPFIERVMNQAITQVVAGHSVEEY; via the coding sequence GTGAGCAAGAACGGCTACCTGCAGATCCACGACCCGCTGAAGCCCAAGGGGCAGGCGGTGGGCATCGACCTGGGCACCACGCACTCGCTCGTCGCGGCGGTGTCGCAGGGCAAGCCCCACTGCGTCCCGGTGGACGAGGGCAACGCGCTCTTGCTCCCCTCCGTCGTGCACTACGGCAAGGACGGCGGCGTGGTGGTGGGCGCCAAGGCCCGCGCGCTGGCCGCCGAGCACCCCACCGACACCATCAGCTCCGCCAAGCGCTTCATGGGCCGGAGCGCCGACGACGCGGAGACGCGCAAGCTGGGGCACTACCAGTTCGTGCCCGGCGGCAAGGTGGTGCGCTTCGACGTGGCGGGCGGCAACCCGGTGACGCCCATCGAGGTGTCGGGTGAAATCCTGCGCGCGCTCAAGCGCCGCGCGGAGGCCCACTTCTCCAGCAAGGTGGAGCAGGCCGTCATCACCGTGCCGGCGTACTTCGACGACGCTCAGCGGCAGGCCACCAAGGACGCGGGCCGGCTCGCGGGCTTGGAAGTGCTGCGGCTGCTCAACGAGCCCACCGCGGCGGCGCTGGCCTACGGCCTGGACAAGGGCAGCCAGGGCACCTTCGCCGTCTACGACTTGGGCGGTGGCACCTTCGACATCTCCATCCTCAAGCTGGTGGATGGCGTGTTCGAGGTGAAGTCCACCGGCGGCGACTCCGCCCTGGGCGGCGACGACTTCGACCGGGCCATTGCCCAGAAGGTGTTCCAGGACCTGGGAGTCTCGGCGCCCTCCCCCGCCCTGGTGGCGGAGACGCTGGCCGCCTCGCGCAAGGCCAAGGAGGCCCTCACCGACGCGCCGGAGGCGACGCTCACGGTGGACGGCCGGGCGTACACGGTGAAGCGCGCGGACTTCGACGCGTGGATCCAACCGCTGGTCCAGAAGACGGGCCTCGTCTGCCGCCGGGCGATGAAGGACGCGGGCGTGGCGCCGGGCGAGTTGGACGGGGTCATCCTGGTGGGCGGCTCGACGCGAGTGCCCGCGGTGCGCCGCTATGTGGCGGAGCTGTTCGGCCGCGAGCCCCTGGGCGACATCGACCCGGACCAGGTGGTGGCGTTGGGCGCGGCGGTGCAGGCGGACCTGCTCACCAACGAGTCCCGCCAGGACGAGGTGCTGCTCTTGGACGTGATTCCCCTGTCGCTCGGTCTGGAGACGATGGGCGGAATCACCGAGAAGCTCATCCAGCGCAACTCCACCATCCCCACCGCCGCGGCGCAGGTGTTCACCACGTTCAAGGACGGGCAGACGGGTCTGGACGTCCACGTGGTGCAGGGCGAGCGCGAGCTGGTCGAGGACAATCGCAGCCTGGCGCGCTTCACCCTCTCCGGCATCCCCCCGCTCGCGGCGGGCATGGCCCGGGTGGAGGTCCGCTTCCAGGTGGACGCGGACGGCATCCTCTCCGTCTCCGCCAAGGAGCAGAGCACCGGCGCCGCCCAGTCCATCACCGTCAAGCCCAGCCACGGCCTCACGGAGGAAGAGATTGAGCGGATGCTGCTCGACTCCATCGAGTACGCCGAGGACGACATCCAGGCGCGGCAGCTGCGTGAGCAGCGCGTGGACGCCGAGCGGGTGCTGGCCGAGGCCGACCGGCAGCTTCGCGAGCACGGCTCGCTCCTCCAGGGCGAGGAGAAAGCCACCATCGACGCCGCCATGGCGAAGGTGCGCGAGGTGGCGGCGGGCCAGGACTACTTGAAGCTGAAGGAAGCGGTTCACGCGCTGGATGAGACGTCTCGGCCGTTCATCGAGCGGGTGATGAACCAGGCCATCACCCAGGTCGTGGCTGGCCACTCGGTGGAGGAGTACTGA
- the hscB gene encoding Fe-S protein assembly co-chaperone HscB — MRTHFDVFGLARRYDVYVPALEKQYRELSLQLHPDRVAQADAKERLKALEGTTALNEAFKTLKDPVRRAFYLLKLHGVDLEREDAGAQKDMPLEFLEEVMELREALDTAMEKKDLARVQAMGTQVEGRRKAALDEAAGALRALEGGGTGEDAQAQVRKASHALGRVRYFTRFLEQVEAFEEESLS, encoded by the coding sequence GTGAGGACCCACTTCGACGTCTTCGGACTCGCGCGTCGCTATGACGTGTATGTGCCGGCGCTGGAGAAGCAGTACCGCGAGCTGTCGCTCCAGCTGCACCCGGACCGCGTGGCCCAGGCCGACGCGAAGGAGCGCCTCAAGGCCCTGGAGGGCACCACCGCCCTGAACGAGGCCTTCAAGACGCTGAAGGACCCGGTGCGCCGCGCCTTCTACCTCCTGAAGCTGCACGGAGTGGACCTGGAGCGCGAGGACGCGGGCGCGCAGAAGGACATGCCCCTGGAGTTCCTCGAGGAGGTCATGGAGCTGCGCGAGGCATTGGACACCGCCATGGAGAAGAAGGACCTGGCGCGGGTGCAGGCCATGGGGACGCAGGTGGAGGGCCGGCGCAAGGCGGCGCTCGACGAGGCGGCCGGTGCCCTGCGCGCCCTGGAAGGCGGCGGGACGGGGGAAGATGCGCAGGCGCAGGTGAGAAAGGCGTCGCACGCCCTGGGGCGGGTGCGCTACTTCACGCGCTTTCTCGAGCAGGTGGAAGCGTTCGAGGAGGAGAGTCTGTCGTGA
- a CDS encoding iron-sulfur cluster assembly accessory protein encodes MSEQATQQTTQSPGPTPAPVAKPAPKGIVLADSAVARLKELLEQRQTPEAGLRLAVKGGGCSGLQYSMEWSEKSRERDKIFEKDGVRVFVDPKSYLYLIGTELVFEQTLMASGFKLNNPNIKAACGCGESFSV; translated from the coding sequence ATGAGCGAACAGGCGACCCAGCAGACGACGCAGAGCCCGGGGCCCACGCCCGCGCCCGTGGCGAAGCCCGCCCCCAAGGGCATCGTCCTGGCGGACAGCGCCGTGGCTCGGCTGAAGGAGCTCCTGGAGCAGCGCCAGACGCCCGAGGCCGGCTTGCGGCTGGCGGTGAAGGGCGGCGGCTGCTCCGGGCTTCAATACTCCATGGAGTGGTCGGAGAAGTCCCGCGAGCGCGACAAGATTTTCGAGAAGGACGGCGTGCGCGTCTTCGTGGACCCCAAGAGCTACCTGTACCTCATCGGCACGGAGCTGGTGTTCGAGCAGACGCTCATGGCCTCCGGCTTCAAGCTGAACAACCCCAACATCAAGGCCGCGTGCGGCTGCGGAGAGAGCTTCTCCGTCTGA
- the iscU gene encoding Fe-S cluster assembly scaffold IscU: MAYSDKVIDHYENPRNVGTMDKEDPNVGTGLVGAPACGDVMRLQLKISDDGLIEDARFKTFGCGSAIASSSLVTEWVKGKTVDQAMTISNKDVARELALPPVKIHCSVLAEDAIKAAIEDFKKKRAARKAQAS, from the coding sequence ATGGCTTACAGCGACAAGGTCATCGACCACTACGAGAACCCCCGCAACGTCGGGACGATGGACAAGGAAGACCCGAACGTCGGCACCGGCCTGGTGGGCGCGCCCGCCTGCGGCGACGTGATGCGCCTGCAGCTGAAGATTTCGGACGACGGGCTCATCGAGGACGCGCGGTTCAAGACCTTCGGCTGCGGGTCGGCCATCGCGTCGTCGTCGCTCGTCACCGAGTGGGTGAAGGGCAAGACGGTGGACCAGGCGATGACCATCTCCAACAAGGACGTGGCCCGCGAGCTGGCGCTGCCGCCGGTGAAGATCCACTGCTCGGTGCTGGCCGAGGACGCCATCAAGGCGGCCATCGAGGACTTCAAGAAGAAGCGCGCCGCGCGCAAGGCCCAGGCATCGTAG